The uncultured Bacteroides sp. genome includes the window AAGGGCATAATTTCCACTTTATTTTTCTCCATGCCATAAAACATTCTGGTAATCCATGTATTCTCAGCACTTATTCCCTCCACTGTCTTAACAGAGAGCCCACCGCTTTGCTTCACGCTGTTACAACCAAACATATTCAAAATGGTATAAGACACTTTTGTAGCTCCTTCCGGTGCAGCACTCTGAGTGAAGTAGACTTTGCCGCCTGCTTCATAAAAGTCTTTCGTCAAAACACCTTTCTTAGAATCATTTAGGGTGTTCAGTGTCGTTTCTTCAGCTGTAGTTAAGTTCAGTTGAGCTATATCTGCTGCATTCATAGATATATAAGAAAGTGCAACTGTCGGATCTTTGAAAACTGCTTTAGATCCTTTCTTATAAGCACGATATACATCAACATTTGCATATTTCCCTTCATGGTTAGCCAACTGATACAGTTTCTCCTTTTCTGCTGTCAAATAATCAACTAAAATGCCCCAACGTGTCAGATCGGTTTTACGCAATGATTCATTGGAAAGTTCTAGCTTGCGTTCCTGAATAATAGCATTTTTAAAATCAGGGTAACTTGTCGGAATAGTACCTATTTTAGATGCATCATTCTTAAATGCACGTAAACGAACAGCTTTCAGTGCATTAACAGCCTCGGTGGTAGGAGCATTATTCAATTCGTTCAAAGCTTCTGCATACATCAATAGCACATCCGAATAACGCAACAACGGCCAATTAATATCACGTCTACTATCTGAGGTGCCTCTTTCGCTCTTCCAGTTTATGCGATATTTGCCTACACCCTGCCCTACATAGGTGTTCATTTGGTAAGAATCATCACCCAAAAGAGCATAGTTGCATACTGACACGTCGCGACGTTGATCACCTTCTTCAAATTCAAAATAGAAAGTTGGCATCGATACCATTTGGGCACCACCTTTTCCAAAAGTAACAGAAGTACCGCTTGTCGGGATAGTGTTTACATAACCAGTACGCACATCCGGACTATTGGGGCCAAAACAACCGTATTCAAGCATCGTCTCATCATTGTATTGTTTTAAGCACAAGTCACGAAATACTTCATCATAGTTGTCCAACAACTTATTCTCCTTTTGGTCAATGACTGCCTTACAAGCATTCGCGGCAATCTGATACAATTCTTTAATCCGATTAGCATCGTTGCGTTGCGCAATCTTTACTGTACTTTTGTCATACGGTACCGTACTCAAATCCCAGCGCAAAGAGTAACCCGCAGCATACAAAGCCACACGTGCTAGAATGCCATAAGCTGAATTCTTGGTGAAACGTTCAGACGTAGCTACCATGCCTTCACTCTTCCACGGAAGCAATTCCACCGCTTTTTGAAGGTCTGTAATACAATGATCCCAAATAGTGTCACGACTAACACGTGAAGAAGAAAAAGTACTTAACTCGGAAGTCGGTACATCCGAGTAAGGCACATCACCGTAAAAACGTACCAAATTCCAGTAAGCATACGCCCGAATAGCCAACGATTCACCCAATAACGAATTAATCTTCTTCTGTTCACTATCGGAAGATGCACTCATGGAAGGCAAATTCTTGATGCACACATTAGCGTATTCAATTGCTTTATACATGGTTGTATACGTTGAACTCAATATACCTGTAAGATTGGTATAATCATAATTGGAAACATAATACTTAGAATTGCTTTCCGTAGAACTCGACTCATCCGTTCCTTCCAACAATTGATAGCCTAATTCTTGTGTAAATAAACTGGAGTAAGCTCCCACTACAGTCATTTCCGCTCTACTAACAGTCGTGAAAATAGAAGAACTATCAGCTTTCGATTCGGAGGGCATGTCCAACCAGTCTGCACAAGAAGCAAACGCCAACAACATAGCTGATATTCCTAAAATATTGATAATCTTTTTCATATTTATGTTCTCATTAAAATGTTAAGTTAAAACCCAATACCCAACTTTTGGAGTGAGGATATGAAGAGTTATCGATACCCGGCGTCAAAGCGCTGTCGGAAGCAGATACCTCAGGGTCATAACCACTATAATCGGTGAATGTATGAATATTGTTCAGCGTACAATAAACACGCGCATTACTGATCTTTACTTTCTGCACTAATTGCTTGGGTAATGTATAACCCAGAGTAATAGTGTTGAGACGCAAGTAAGAACCATCTTCCAAATAATAACTGCTATAATCGCTGATGGCAGTTTTATTATTAGACGAAATATTCCACATAGTCGCATTGCTATATTGCCCGGGGTTCATTTCTGCCAATCTATCCAAACTGGTGGCCTCTTTGCCTGTTGCAGGATCTATCAAGGCAAAACGGTTTTTCATTTTTGACAAAGTGTTTTGGTTAGCCATATACGGGCCAATGAAACGTTGCGTACTCATGTTAAACACCTTATTGCCAGACACAAAGTTCATAAAAACAGTCAAATCAAAACCCTTGTATCTAAAGGTGTTATTCATACCACCAGTGAACTTGGGCTGCGCATTGCCAATAACCGTACGGTCATTAACCGAGAAAACAGGTTTACCGTCTGCATCCGTTTCACCGGCCACAGCTTTGTATTTCACGTCACCCGGTCTCACTTCACTACGAACGCTTCCTTTTAAATAAGGAACATTATCATTCAAAGTATACACACCATCTGCACTCTGTTTAAAATCATCGGTAGTATAGATTCCATCATAAATGAGACCATAATATTGGCCCAATGGTTTACCTATTTCAACCATATAACCCATACGCGATTCATAATCTTGTATAAAATAATTTTGTTCATCGCTACCATACAAATCTAGTACTTTTGAACGATTGAAAGCAATATTAAAATCGGTAGTCCAAGTAAAATCTTTGGTATGAACATTAGTTGTATTCAATACTATTTCCACACCACGATTGCGAATTGATCCCAGATTCTGGTACTGGTCTGTATATCCAGTAGAAGACGGAATTTTATTCTTAATCAACAAATTAGATGATTCGTTATTATACAAATCTAACGAAAGGTTTAAACGGCTGCTGAACAATGACATGTCTAAACCAATATTGGTAGTTGTAGTCTTTTCCCATTTCAATTCAGAATTGCCCAGTGTACTTCCCGGGACATACGTAATAAAATCACCTCCATTGTAGCCATAATGACCGGAACCATAATTAGTAGCATACATATTATCGTCTATGCCATTGTTACCGGCAGTACCATAACCGACACGCAACTTCAGATTATCCAAAAAACTTTCTTTTAAGCCACTCATAAAGCTTTCTTCCGAAATACGCCATGCAGCAGAAGCTGACGGAAAGTATCCCCACTGTTTTCCTCGAGCAAACTTAGAAGAACCATCACCGCGCAATGTGCCGGTAAATAAATATCGCTCATTAAAATTGTAAGAGAGACGACCGAAAACAGAAACCAATCCTTCTCTACTTTTGCCGGACTCCCAATCATAAGGAGTCCCCATGCTAACGTCATTCAAACCAAAATTACCATCAGAGAACGAACGGTACTCATTATCCAGTTTCATGGTCTCCTGATAATAAGTTTCCTGCCCTAACAATACATTGAAGTTATGTTTTTCCGCCAGCTTAAACCCATAATTTAGCGTATTTGTTATCTGCCAAGAGAATTTCTCGCTGTTGTTACGATGACCATAACCATAGGGACTATTATTAGCCTTAGCCTGTTTCGTACTACCATCATCCCAATAGTCAGAGCGCACTTGTTGCCACAAATAACTGCCGGCAGTGCGGAAAGTCAAATCTTTCATGATATCAATTTCCAGTCCGGCATTCACAGTAGCCAAACGCGTGTATTTCTCATCTGTAACAGCTAAATTATCCAGAATAGGGTTGTTAGCATCATAATTAGCATCGCCCATTATATCTGCAAATTCAGTACCCATATCCGAGCCAATCATTTGTTCATTTGTCCATTTTGAACCACCTGTAATTGGTTGCAAAATGGTTTGTTTCAACTTGCCGCCCAACGAACCTCCACCGTCAACTTTCGTCATCTGAAGGCTGGAAGCAAAATCAAAGCGGACACCTTTCCAAAGTTCATGGTTAATCTTTGCGCGAATGCTGTTCTTTTGATAACCGTGTTTTGCCATAATACCATCTTCACCGGTATAATTGTAGCTCAACATATACCTGGTTTTATCCGTACCGCCGCTGATGTTTACATTGTGATTTTGTGTAATACCCGTGTCACCAAATACCAAGTCTTGCCAATCAATGCCAGCCCGGTTACCGTATTCGTCTGCAATGCGACCATATGCGCCAGTATAAAAGTCTGCTGCATTAATATCACCACCAAACAAGCTGGCAAATTGATCTTGCTTGCCACGCAACGCCTGAAACTCATACTGATACTTCACATAATCTTCTACACCAAGCAAACTCAGCTTTTTTCCGAGATGATCGAAACTGACAAAGCCATTATAAGAGACTTCCGTTTTTCCTGATTT containing:
- a CDS encoding RagB/SusD family nutrient uptake outer membrane protein translates to MKKIINILGISAMLLAFASCADWLDMPSESKADSSSIFTTVSRAEMTVVGAYSSLFTQELGYQLLEGTDESSSTESNSKYYVSNYDYTNLTGILSSTYTTMYKAIEYANVCIKNLPSMSASSDSEQKKINSLLGESLAIRAYAYWNLVRFYGDVPYSDVPTSELSTFSSSRVSRDTIWDHCITDLQKAVELLPWKSEGMVATSERFTKNSAYGILARVALYAAGYSLRWDLSTVPYDKSTVKIAQRNDANRIKELYQIAANACKAVIDQKENKLLDNYDEVFRDLCLKQYNDETMLEYGCFGPNSPDVRTGYVNTIPTSGTSVTFGKGGAQMVSMPTFYFEFEEGDQRRDVSVCNYALLGDDSYQMNTYVGQGVGKYRINWKSERGTSDSRRDINWPLLRYSDVLLMYAEALNELNNAPTTEAVNALKAVRLRAFKNDASKIGTIPTSYPDFKNAIIQERKLELSNESLRKTDLTRWGILVDYLTAEKEKLYQLANHEGKYANVDVYRAYKKGSKAVFKDPTVALSYISMNAADIAQLNLTTAEETTLNTLNDSKKGVLTKDFYEAGGKVYFTQSAAPEGATKVSYTILNMFGCNSVKQSGGLSVKTVEGISAENTWITRMFYGMEKNKVEIMPFHTTAIMDVNPGLSGEQHPCY
- a CDS encoding TonB-dependent receptor, translated to MILLISCPLSILAQNKTITGTVKDATDIVIGASVVVKGSATGTITDLDGHYSISVPASAKQLTISFVGYESQTVTIGNQSKIDVTLKESSLMLDEVVAIGYAKVKRKDLTGSSVSVGANDLKMAPVTTAAQALAGKAAGVSVVSQSGAPGADINITVRGGTSITQGTSPLYIVDGFQMENGLQNVDINDIESIDVMKDASSTAIYGARGSNGVILITTKSGKSGKTEVSYNGFVSFDHLGKKLSLLGVEDYVKYQYEFQALRGKQDQFASLFGGDINAADFYTGAYGRIADEYGNRAGIDWQDLVFGDTGITQNHNVNISGGTDKTRYMLSYNYTGEDGIMAKHGYQKNSIRAKINHELWKGVRFDFASSLQMTKVDGGGSLGGKLKQTILQPITGGSKWTNEQMIGSDMGTEFADIMGDANYDANNPILDNLAVTDEKYTRLATVNAGLEIDIMKDLTFRTAGSYLWQQVRSDYWDDGSTKQAKANNSPYGYGHRNNSEKFSWQITNTLNYGFKLAEKHNFNVLLGQETYYQETMKLDNEYRSFSDGNFGLNDVSMGTPYDWESGKSREGLVSVFGRLSYNFNERYLFTGTLRGDGSSKFARGKQWGYFPSASAAWRISEESFMSGLKESFLDNLKLRVGYGTAGNNGIDDNMYATNYGSGHYGYNGGDFITYVPGSTLGNSELKWEKTTTTNIGLDMSLFSSRLNLSLDLYNNESSNLLIKNKIPSSTGYTDQYQNLGSIRNRGVEIVLNTTNVHTKDFTWTTDFNIAFNRSKVLDLYGSDEQNYFIQDYESRMGYMVEIGKPLGQYYGLIYDGIYTTDDFKQSADGVYTLNDNVPYLKGSVRSEVRPGDVKYKAVAGETDADGKPVFSVNDRTVIGNAQPKFTGGMNNTFRYKGFDLTVFMNFVSGNKVFNMSTQRFIGPYMANQNTLSKMKNRFALIDPATGKEATSLDRLAEMNPGQYSNATMWNISSNNKTAISDYSSYYLEDGSYLRLNTITLGYTLPKQLVQKVKISNARVYCTLNNIHTFTDYSGYDPEVSASDSALTPGIDNSSYPHSKSWVLGFNLTF